The nucleotide window CAGCGGATACAGCTGCCGCCAGACCACGCCGGTTTCCTGTTGGTAATAGTTCTTGCAGGCCATGGCGCAGGTGAAGCAGCCGATGCAGCGCTCCACGTCCACCAGAAAGGCGCGTTGCCCGGGACGGGATGTCTTTTGTGTGGTCATGGGCCGCCTCCTATGCTCTCGCCACGTCGGCGAACTGGTCGTGAATGGCCACGCCGGGGGCACCGGTCTTGTAGGCGCCCATGTCCGCCGACTCGTCATCCACAAGGTTCTGCACGTTGAAGTCCAGCTTGCGGAACCACGCCTCGTACACCAGCAGGCAGTCGCCGGGCACCGTATTGGTGATCTTGGCGCGCAGCTTCACCTCGCCGGTGGGGTTGAACACCCGCACCGTGTCCAGGTCGGCGATGCCCTTGGCCTTGGCCAGCGCGGGGTTCAGGTAGACGAAGGGTTCCTTCTGGAATTCTTCCATCCAGTCCAGGTTGGCGAACTGCGAATGGATGGCGAACTTGCTGTGCGGGGTCAGCAGGCGGTAGGGGGCGTAGGCCTTGCGGCCTTCCTTGTATTCCGGCAGGGCCTTGTGCCCGTGGCTGGCGCACAGGTCGGACCGGAACTCGTACTTGCCCGACGGCGTCTTGAACTTGCGGTCGCTCCACGAGGCGGACGACGGCATCTTCGCCTTGGCCGGGCCCTTGCGCAGGTCCTGCCAGTGGCTGATGCCCAGCAACTCGTACACGCCCTTGTTGAACTCCTTCTCCATCCACTCCTTGGTGTCGATGTCCTGCGGATAGGTGCAGGAACCGGGAGACAGGCGGTTCATGTGCTTCGAGAGCAGCGCCGCGATCTCGATGTTCGACTTGGCCTCGTGCAGGGGGGCGATGGCCTGCTCGTTCAGTGATACCCAGTAGTGCCAGTAAGATGCGTTGACGGTCCATTCCTCGAACAGGGTGGTCACCGGCAGCACGATGTCGGAGTGGCGCACCGTTTCGGTGAAAAACTGTTCGACGCTGACCACCATTTCCAGCTTGTTGAAGGCCTTTTCCAGCTTGTTGCGGTCGAAGTCCTGCGCAAAGGGGTTCTTGCACGACGACCACAGCACGCGCACCGGCGGGTTCTGGGCGTCCAGCAGTTCCTGGGCGGTCTTGTTGATGTTCAGGGCGCGGTCGGTGTAGGCGGCTGCCGCCGCCGCACCTGCGGTCACGTCGAATTCGCCCTTGGGACCCGCCTTGCCCACGAAGCCGGTGGACCCCGCCGGGGCCTTCTGGATCATGGCGTGGTAGTTGAATCCCCAGGTTTGCAGGTGGCCGTAGCGCGCGCCGCCGCCCACCTTGCCCACGTTGCCGGTCATGGCCACCAGCGCGTCGATGGCGCGCACGGCGGCCCCGCCGTTGACGTGGCGCTGCATGCCGTAGCCGATCCAGATGGTGGCGGGCTTGGCGGTGGCGAATTCCTCTGCCACGCGGCGGATCTCGTCGGCGGGGATGCCGGACTTTTCCGCCGCCCAGTCCACGGTGACGTTGTTGCGCAGGTACGCGGCGAATTCCTCGAAGCCCACGGCGTTGTTGGCCACGAAGTCGCGGTCCACCAGCCCCAGGTCAAGCACGTGCCGGGCCATGCCCAGCGCCAGCGCGCCGTCGCTGCCGGTTTCCGGCTGCCAGGCCACGTCGCCCTTGGCGGCGGTCTGGGTCAGCACCGGGTCGATGACCACGATCTTGGCCCCCCGGTCGCGGGCGGCGTAGACGTACTTCATGGAATGCACGGAACACCACGCGGGGTTGGCGCCCCAGATGATGACGTAGCGCGACTTTTCCATGTCTTCCGGGTCGTTGCACCACATGTCGCCCAGGTCGTAGTTCTGGGCGTCTATGCCTGCGGGCCAGCAGGGCGTGCCCACGAGGCGGGTGGTGTAGCCCAACGAGGACATCATGCCCTCGACCCCATAGTTGGTGATGCCGAAGTTGCCGGAATACTTGGTAAGGGCAAGACCCAGCAGGTTGCCGTCCTTTTCCTTGATCTCCAGCAGCTTGCGGGCGATGCGTTCCATGGCCTCATCCCACGAGACGCGCCGCCAGTTGCCGCTGCCGCGCCCGTCCTGGACCATGGGGTACTTGATGCGGTCGGGGCTGTAGACGCGGCGGGGGTAGGCATAGCCCTTCACGCACAGCCCGCCCGCCGTGAAGGTGGATTCCGGCGCGCCTTCCACGAACCTGACCACCCCATCCTTGACGTAGGTGACGATGCTGCACGTGTCGTAACAGTTGCGCGGGCAGGCGTTGCGGAAGATCTGGAAATCCGCCTTGTTGAAGGGCGCGGCGGATGCGCTGCGGGGCGTCAGCAGTCCGCAGGGCAGCGTGGCCAGCGCGCCGGATGCGATGAGCCCCTTGAGGAAGCTGCGCCTGGTCATGGCGTAGGATGGCGTGCGGGATGGCGCTCCGCGCGAGGGGGCGCCGAGGGAATCGGACATGGTGACCTCCGTGGTGTTCGTGATTTGCGGAAGATTGTTGGCTATGCGTCCTGCCGGCCTTGCATTCCGGTGATCGTCTCTTCGATGCTGGCGGTGGAACAGGCTGCTGCGGCATCTTCCTGCCAGCACAGCAGCATGGCCAGCGCACGGGCGATGGCGGGCGGCACGTCGGGTTCGGCCAGGGCGTGCTGCACGAAGCGCGGCACCCATGCCCCCATGTGCTCGGCCACAAGCCAGCGCCATGCTTCCTGCGTGTCGGTGGCGAGCGTGGAGGGGGAAGGCTCCGGAGCGGAAGATGGCGGAGCGGCGTTCGCCGCCTCTCGCAGGGCCAGCAGCGCAAGCGCCGCATCCAGCTCGAAGCTCAGGTGGTCGTCGGGCGTGGCGCCTTCATCGGGTACGGCATACCCGAGGGAGTGGTACAGGTTGCGGACGTCCATGGCGGCTTCACCCATCAGGCGGGGTTCCGTTTCCAGCCATGCAGAGGCGTAGGGCGGGGCGGGCACGGCCATGGGCC belongs to Nitratidesulfovibrio sp. and includes:
- a CDS encoding molecular chaperone TorD family protein, whose amino-acid sequence is MNHIFPTPGTPRDACLLRALRDLFSARGADGLRAASLALDACRTMFGCSRSTRGAPPCAPSGPLSGLDTIDTPDHWRTTEYAFNRLFVGPMAVPAPPYASAWLETEPRLMGEAAMDVRNLYHSLGYAVPDEGATPDDHLSFELDAALALLALREAANAAPPSSAPEPSPSTLATDTQEAWRWLVAEHMGAWVPRFVQHALAEPDVPPAIARALAMLLCWQEDAAAACSTASIEETITGMQGRQDA
- a CDS encoding molybdopterin-dependent oxidoreductase gives rise to the protein MTRRSFLKGLIASGALATLPCGLLTPRSASAAPFNKADFQIFRNACPRNCYDTCSIVTYVKDGVVRFVEGAPESTFTAGGLCVKGYAYPRRVYSPDRIKYPMVQDGRGSGNWRRVSWDEAMERIARKLLEIKEKDGNLLGLALTKYSGNFGITNYGVEGMMSSLGYTTRLVGTPCWPAGIDAQNYDLGDMWCNDPEDMEKSRYVIIWGANPAWCSVHSMKYVYAARDRGAKIVVIDPVLTQTAAKGDVAWQPETGSDGALALGMARHVLDLGLVDRDFVANNAVGFEEFAAYLRNNVTVDWAAEKSGIPADEIRRVAEEFATAKPATIWIGYGMQRHVNGGAAVRAIDALVAMTGNVGKVGGGARYGHLQTWGFNYHAMIQKAPAGSTGFVGKAGPKGEFDVTAGAAAAAAYTDRALNINKTAQELLDAQNPPVRVLWSSCKNPFAQDFDRNKLEKAFNKLEMVVSVEQFFTETVRHSDIVLPVTTLFEEWTVNASYWHYWVSLNEQAIAPLHEAKSNIEIAALLSKHMNRLSPGSCTYPQDIDTKEWMEKEFNKGVYELLGISHWQDLRKGPAKAKMPSSASWSDRKFKTPSGKYEFRSDLCASHGHKALPEYKEGRKAYAPYRLLTPHSKFAIHSQFANLDWMEEFQKEPFVYLNPALAKAKGIADLDTVRVFNPTGEVKLRAKITNTVPGDCLLVYEAWFRKLDFNVQNLVDDESADMGAYKTGAPGVAIHDQFADVARA